The Cyanobacterium sp. T60_A2020_053 DNA segment TTTATCTCAGTGTTTGGGTAGAAGAGATTTGTTTGATGGTATTGATATTCATAAAATTGATGATGTCACTTTGGGAGACCGTTTTCTGCTCTGTAGTGACGGCTTGACAGAGGAAGTAGCCGATCCGATGATTTCTCAATTATTGTCTGATGGTGATGATTTAGAAAAGGTGGCAGATAAATTGGTGACGGAAGCGAAAAATAATGGCGGTTCTGATAATGTTACGGTGGTTTTAGTCAACGTACTGGATAGTTAGGCTGTGCTGAAAAGTAGTGTCGTGAGGGCAAATTGACAATGGATAATGGATAATTGACAATTATATCTTAACCCTTATTCAACCCATTTTCGTTAGTTTCTTGCTAAAGTCTTTGATTAATCAGCATTTTAAACTTTTCCCTCTTTCCTACTTTCACTAAAATACTTTTTCATCAACCCCTAGTTGAGATAATTATGGCAATACCCACCGTTGAAATTTTGTCCCCTGAAGAGATACGACGCACGATCAACCGGTTAGCGTCTCAGGTGGTAGAGGAAGCGCCGGATTTATCCCAAGTGGTTTTATTGGGTATTCACACTAGGGGAGTACCTTTGGCTCATTATTTGGCGAATCAAATTAAGGTCATTGAACAAACTCCTGTGGTGGTGGGGGCGCTGGATATTACTCTCTATCGAGATGATCTAGATCGCATTAAGGTACGCACTCCAGAAAGAACAGAAATACCAGTAGATTTAACGGGGAAAACGGTTATTTTGGTGGATGATGTGATTT contains these protein-coding regions:
- the pyrR gene encoding bifunctional pyr operon transcriptional regulator/uracil phosphoribosyltransferase PyrR, which produces MAIPTVEILSPEEIRRTINRLASQVVEEAPDLSQVVLLGIHTRGVPLAHYLANQIKVIEQTPVVVGALDITLYRDDLDRIKVRTPERTEIPVDLTGKTVILVDDVIYSGRTIRAALNAVSEYGRPEIVKLLALVDRGHRQLPIHPDFVGKVLPTSKDEQVKVYLKTVDGKDAVELSKKGAVDC